A window of Ruminococcus champanellensis 18P13 = JCM 17042 contains these coding sequences:
- a CDS encoding V-type ATP synthase subunit B, whose product MSLQYLGLNEINGPLVVLDQVSGISYDEVAELHLEDGTERLGRVVEISGDKAVLQVFEGTKGLSLKNTKTKFLGRPMEMPLSEEVLGRVFNGAGKPIDGLGDIFPEKFADINGKPLNPVARTYPRNYIRTGISSIDCLMTLIRGQKLPIFSGSGLSHNKLAVQIVRQAQIAEDSGEKFAVVFAAMGVKNDVADYFRKSFEDSGVLQNVAMFLNLSNDPIIERILTPRCALTVAEYLAYEKNMHILVILTDMTSYAEALREFSSSKGEIPGRKGYPGYLYSDLASLYERAGIVNGAKGSVTQIPILTMPNDDITHPVPDLTGYITEGQIVLDRNLDQTGIYPPISVLPSLSRLMKDGIGEGFTRSDHAAVSNQLFASYAKVQEARSLASVIGEEELSDTDKKYMEFGVYFEKYFINQGFDENRTIEETLDLGWDLLSVLPMSELDRVDEALLKEKYNPENAKRFTR is encoded by the coding sequence ATGAGTCTGCAATATCTTGGATTGAATGAGATCAACGGACCGCTGGTTGTCCTGGATCAGGTCAGCGGCATCAGCTATGACGAGGTTGCGGAGCTGCATCTGGAGGACGGCACGGAGCGTCTGGGTCGTGTGGTAGAAATTTCCGGCGACAAGGCAGTGCTCCAGGTGTTCGAGGGCACAAAGGGGCTTTCTCTGAAGAATACCAAAACAAAATTTCTGGGACGGCCTATGGAAATGCCACTGTCTGAGGAAGTATTGGGCAGAGTGTTCAACGGCGCAGGCAAGCCCATTGACGGACTGGGAGATATTTTCCCGGAAAAGTTTGCGGACATCAACGGCAAGCCGCTGAACCCGGTTGCCAGAACCTATCCGAGAAACTACATTCGCACGGGCATTTCCTCCATCGACTGCCTGATGACCTTGATTCGTGGACAGAAGCTGCCCATCTTTTCCGGTTCCGGCTTGTCCCACAACAAGCTGGCAGTGCAGATCGTGCGGCAAGCCCAGATCGCAGAGGACAGCGGAGAGAAATTTGCCGTTGTATTCGCTGCCATGGGTGTCAAAAACGACGTGGCGGATTACTTCCGCAAGAGCTTTGAGGACAGCGGTGTGCTTCAGAATGTAGCCATGTTCCTGAACCTGTCCAACGACCCCATCATTGAGCGTATCCTGACGCCCCGCTGTGCACTGACCGTTGCGGAGTATCTGGCATATGAAAAGAATATGCACATTCTGGTTATTCTGACGGATATGACCTCCTATGCAGAGGCGCTCCGGGAGTTTTCCTCCTCAAAGGGTGAGATTCCAGGCAGAAAGGGCTATCCGGGCTATCTGTACTCCGACCTGGCTTCCCTGTATGAGCGGGCAGGCATTGTCAACGGGGCAAAGGGCAGCGTAACCCAGATCCCGATTCTGACCATGCCCAACGACGATATCACCCACCCGGTGCCGGATCTGACCGGATACATCACGGAGGGACAGATTGTACTGGATCGGAACCTGGATCAGACCGGTATTTATCCGCCGATCTCCGTGCTGCCTTCCCTGTCCCGTTTGATGAAGGACGGCATCGGTGAGGGCTTCACCAGAAGCGACCATGCGGCAGTGTCCAACCAACTGTTCGCTTCCTATGCAAAGGTGCAGGAGGCACGGTCTCTGGCTTCCGTTATCGGCGAGGAAGAGCTTTCTGACACGGACAAGAAGTACATGGAGTTCGGCGTATACTTTGAGAAGTACTTCATCAATCAGGGCTTTGACGAAAACAGAACCATTGAGGAAACACTGGATCTGGGATGGGATTTACTGTCCGTCCTGCCCATGAGCGAGCTGGATCGTGTGGACGAAGCCCTGTTGAAGGAAAAGTACAATCCGGAAAATGCAAAGAGATTTACACGCTGA
- a CDS encoding ATP synthase subunit C, which translates to MNIFELLLFPLLAVILLTVPVIAIIRNRKGGKIAKRAFLFNLCGFFAVLALAIILPVGGFISADAVETAENAVNSSAGLGYIAAALSTGLGSIGCGIAVGSAAPAAIGAVAEEPKSFSKSLIFVALGEGVALYGFLISFIILNSL; encoded by the coding sequence ATGAACATCTTTGAACTTCTGCTTTTCCCCCTGCTGGCCGTTATCCTGCTGACCGTTCCGGTCATCGCCATCATCAGAAACCGTAAGGGCGGCAAGATCGCTAAGCGTGCGTTTCTCTTTAATCTCTGCGGATTCTTCGCAGTACTGGCTCTGGCAATCATCCTGCCGGTGGGCGGCTTCATCAGCGCAGACGCAGTAGAAACTGCTGAAAACGCAGTAAACAGCAGCGCAGGGCTGGGCTACATCGCAGCAGCACTGTCCACCGGTCTTGGTTCCATCGGCTGTGGTATCGCAGTAGGCAGCGCAGCGCCTGCCGCAATCGGCGCCGTTGCAGAAGAGCCCAAGTCCTTCTCCAAGTCCCTGATCTTTGTAGCACTGGGTGAAGGTGTTGCACTGTACGGCTTCCTGATCTCCTTCATTATCCTGAACTCTCTTTGA
- a CDS encoding V-type ATP synthase subunit A: MNLNTIFSVNGPVVKVKDTKDFSMMEMVYVGEKKLIGEVIGITESFTTIQVYEVTTGLKVGEPVYTTGAPMCATLGPGILSNIFDGIERPLKQIADKTGAFIAEGTNIPALDETRTFDVTMTVKVGDQLKGGDVYATCPETPVVKHHCMVSPLLSGEVVWVADNGSYHVNDVVCKLKNAKGNLEELTLCQKWPIRQSRPIADRKPISRPLITGQRVIDTIVPIAKGGTAAIPGGFGTGKTMTQHQLAKWCDADIIVYIGCGERGNEMTQVLDEFSELIDPKTNRPLTDRTVLIANTSNMPVAAREASIYTGITLAEYYRDMGYHIAIMADSTSRWAEALREISGRLEEMPAEEGFPAYLPSRLSEFYERASYVETLNGREGSVTIIGAVSPQGSDFSEPVTQNTKRFVRCFWALDKALAYARHYPAINWNTSYSEYVPDLADFYTQQVDPDFLTFRQEISNLLIEENKLMDIVKLIGSDVLPDDQKLIIEIARVIRVGFLQQNAYHKDDTYVPLKKQFLMMGLILHLYHGAQAQVSQGVPLSEVVQTGLFEKVIKVKYDIPNDQPELFAVYKKDIDAAFEKLSAAREEGQIA; this comes from the coding sequence ATAAATTTGAATACGATATTTTCCGTAAACGGCCCTGTTGTAAAGGTCAAGGATACAAAGGACTTTTCCATGATGGAAATGGTCTATGTGGGGGAAAAGAAGCTGATCGGCGAGGTCATCGGCATTACCGAATCCTTCACCACCATCCAGGTATATGAGGTCACCACCGGTCTGAAGGTGGGGGAGCCTGTTTACACCACCGGCGCACCCATGTGCGCCACACTGGGTCCCGGCATCCTCTCCAACATCTTCGACGGCATTGAGCGTCCCCTCAAGCAGATCGCAGATAAAACCGGCGCATTCATTGCGGAAGGCACCAATATTCCGGCGCTGGACGAAACCCGTACCTTTGACGTGACCATGACCGTCAAGGTGGGGGATCAGCTCAAGGGGGGCGATGTCTACGCCACCTGTCCGGAGACCCCTGTGGTGAAGCATCACTGCATGGTCTCCCCCCTGCTGTCCGGCGAAGTGGTATGGGTGGCGGACAACGGCAGCTACCATGTCAACGATGTGGTATGCAAGCTGAAGAATGCAAAGGGCAATCTGGAAGAACTGACCCTGTGCCAGAAATGGCCCATCCGGCAATCCCGCCCCATTGCGGACAGAAAGCCGATTTCCCGGCCTTTGATCACCGGTCAGCGTGTCATCGACACCATTGTGCCCATTGCAAAGGGCGGCACCGCTGCCATTCCGGGCGGATTTGGTACCGGCAAGACCATGACCCAGCATCAGCTGGCAAAGTGGTGCGATGCGGACATCATCGTATACATCGGCTGTGGTGAGCGGGGCAACGAAATGACGCAGGTTCTGGATGAATTCTCCGAACTGATCGACCCTAAGACCAACCGTCCCCTGACGGACAGAACCGTGCTGATCGCCAACACCTCCAACATGCCGGTTGCCGCCCGTGAGGCTTCCATCTATACCGGCATCACGCTGGCGGAATACTACCGGGATATGGGCTATCACATCGCCATCATGGCGGATTCCACCTCCCGTTGGGCGGAGGCGCTCCGGGAAATTTCCGGTCGTCTGGAGGAAATGCCGGCGGAGGAAGGCTTCCCTGCATATCTCCCCTCCCGTCTGTCCGAGTTCTATGAGCGTGCAAGCTATGTAGAGACCCTGAACGGCAGAGAGGGCAGCGTCACCATCATCGGTGCTGTATCCCCTCAGGGTTCCGACTTCTCCGAGCCGGTAACACAGAACACCAAGCGGTTCGTCCGCTGCTTCTGGGCGCTGGACAAGGCGCTTGCCTACGCAAGGCACTATCCTGCCATCAACTGGAACACCAGCTACAGCGAATATGTGCCGGATCTGGCGGATTTCTACACCCAGCAGGTGGATCCGGACTTCCTGACCTTCCGGCAGGAGATCTCCAATCTGCTGATCGAAGAAAACAAGCTGATGGATATCGTCAAGCTGATCGGCTCCGATGTGCTGCCGGACGATCAGAAACTGATCATTGAAATTGCCCGGGTCATCCGTGTAGGATTCCTACAGCAAAACGCATACCACAAGGATGATACCTATGTGCCTCTGAAAAAGCAGTTTCTGATGATGGGTCTGATCCTGCACCTGTATCACGGGGCACAGGCACAGGTTTCCCAAGGAGTTCCCCTGAGTGAAGTGGTGCAGACCGGTCTGTTTGAGAAGGTCATCAAGGTCAAGTACGACATTCCCAACGATCAGCCGGAGCTGTTTGCGGTTTACAAGAAAGACATTGACGCAGCGTTCGAGAAGCTGAGCGCCGCACGGGAGGAGGGACAAATCGCATGA
- a CDS encoding V-type ATP synthase subunit I, with protein sequence MSSIEKMELVNIVGLLKYLDDTLIQCIRSGVFHIEQSSQIAEESGAAGFVNLHEQNPYKDLLKQIISIDLDGYKLHEADTAPAAGMTDQEMKDYIADMHMRCSAFSAQIAQYTDYIAERTQALKQLEHLQGMNVDLQKLFQCSHIAIRFGKLPSDSYLKLSYYQEKTFLFLPYDDDGEYRWGFYFAPKDSITETDEIMRSLFFERIWMPDFVTGTPEQATNDLKADLESAQTELYEAHKAQQELLARESEKINAVFCKVKFLYEKFKLRSFASVYRDKFYLVGFIPAKEQDRFKKLFADIPDVSIICKPPETASHIETPVKLKNNFFTRPFSMFVEMYGLPKYNGFNPTGLVAITYTILFGIMFGDLGHGLVVSLFGFLFYKKTKNQLGAILARIGLSSAFFGLIFGSVFGFEHALDPLYHAIGLAHKPIEVMENINLILFGAIGIGVVLILISIVINTILNLKKKDYTEALFGNNGLFGLIFFGAILFMLVGTMFLKINLVKPWYILLFLVLPIVIMFFREPLGCLMEHKKYHVESVGDFIASNFFEVFEFLLSYATNTLSFVRIGGFVFSHAGMMSVVMMLSKTASAGASPIIIVLGNLFVIGMEGVLAAIQVLRLEFYEIFSRFYTESDGKAFTPVSISYDPIVE encoded by the coding sequence ATGTCGTCAATCGAAAAAATGGAGCTGGTCAACATTGTGGGACTGCTCAAATATCTGGACGATACGCTGATACAATGTATCCGCAGCGGTGTGTTCCACATCGAACAGTCCAGTCAGATTGCTGAAGAATCCGGTGCCGCCGGCTTTGTCAATCTGCATGAGCAAAACCCCTACAAGGATCTGCTCAAGCAAATCATTTCCATTGATCTGGACGGCTACAAGCTGCACGAAGCGGACACTGCTCCCGCAGCGGGCATGACCGATCAGGAGATGAAAGACTATATTGCGGATATGCACATGCGATGCTCCGCATTTTCCGCACAGATTGCCCAGTATACGGATTACATCGCAGAACGGACACAGGCGCTCAAGCAGCTGGAGCATTTGCAGGGCATGAACGTGGATCTGCAAAAGCTGTTCCAGTGCTCTCATATCGCCATCCGGTTCGGCAAGCTGCCTTCCGACAGCTATCTGAAGCTCAGCTACTACCAGGAAAAAACCTTCCTGTTCCTGCCCTATGACGACGATGGGGAGTACCGATGGGGCTTCTACTTTGCGCCAAAGGACAGCATTACGGAAACCGATGAGATCATGCGTTCCCTGTTCTTTGAACGAATATGGATGCCGGATTTTGTAACCGGTACGCCGGAGCAGGCTACCAATGACCTGAAGGCGGATCTGGAAAGCGCCCAGACAGAACTGTATGAAGCCCACAAGGCACAGCAGGAGCTTCTGGCACGGGAATCCGAAAAGATCAACGCTGTATTCTGCAAGGTCAAGTTCCTGTACGAAAAATTCAAGCTGCGGAGTTTTGCTTCCGTTTACCGGGATAAGTTCTACCTGGTGGGATTCATTCCCGCAAAGGAACAGGATCGGTTCAAAAAGCTGTTTGCAGATATTCCGGATGTGTCCATCATCTGCAAGCCACCGGAAACCGCCTCCCACATTGAAACGCCGGTCAAGCTCAAGAACAACTTCTTCACCCGACCCTTTTCCATGTTCGTGGAAATGTACGGACTGCCCAAATACAACGGCTTTAACCCCACCGGACTGGTTGCCATCACCTACACCATCCTGTTCGGCATCATGTTCGGGGATCTGGGACATGGTCTGGTGGTTTCCCTGTTCGGCTTCCTGTTCTACAAAAAGACCAAGAACCAGCTAGGTGCCATTCTTGCCCGCATCGGTCTTTCCAGCGCCTTCTTCGGACTGATCTTCGGTTCGGTCTTCGGCTTTGAGCATGCGCTGGATCCTTTGTACCACGCCATCGGTCTTGCCCATAAACCAATCGAGGTCATGGAAAACATCAACCTGATCCTGTTCGGTGCCATCGGCATCGGCGTGGTGCTGATTCTGATTTCCATCGTCATCAACACAATCCTCAACCTGAAGAAAAAGGATTACACAGAAGCGCTGTTCGGCAACAACGGACTATTTGGTCTGATCTTCTTCGGCGCCATCCTGTTCATGCTGGTGGGCACCATGTTCCTGAAGATCAACCTGGTAAAGCCCTGGTACATTCTCCTGTTCCTGGTGCTGCCCATCGTGATTATGTTCTTCCGGGAGCCTCTGGGCTGTCTGATGGAGCATAAGAAATACCACGTTGAAAGCGTCGGTGACTTTATCGCCTCCAACTTCTTCGAGGTATTCGAGTTCCTGCTCAGCTACGCAACCAACACCCTTTCCTTCGTCAGAATCGGTGGCTTCGTCTTTTCCCACGCCGGCATGATGTCCGTTGTGATGATGCTGTCCAAGACCGCATCCGCCGGTGCGTCCCCCATTATCATCGTGCTTGGCAACCTGTTTGTCATCGGCATGGAGGGCGTTCTGGCAGCCATCCAGGTTCTGCGTCTGGAATTTTACGAAATCTTCTCCCGGTTCTATACCGAGAGCGACGGCAAGGCGTTTACGCCTGTATCCATCAGTTACGATCCCATTGTGGAATAA
- a CDS encoding flavodoxin, producing the protein MKKALVAYFSASGVTAKLAEQLASAIGADLHQIQPETPYTKADLNWMDQQSRSSVECHNKACRPAIANKLEHPEAYDTIFVGFPIWWYVAPNIINTFLEQYDWTGKTIIPFATSGGSGMGKTNQELAPSCPGALLKEGRVLSPYSSKQALEAWANAL; encoded by the coding sequence ATGAAAAAAGCATTGGTCGCATATTTCAGCGCCAGCGGCGTTACCGCAAAACTGGCGGAGCAGCTGGCATCCGCCATTGGAGCGGATCTGCATCAGATCCAGCCGGAAACCCCTTATACAAAGGCGGATCTGAACTGGATGGATCAGCAAAGCCGCAGCAGCGTGGAGTGTCACAACAAAGCATGCAGACCCGCCATTGCAAACAAGCTGGAGCATCCGGAGGCGTATGACACGATATTTGTCGGCTTCCCAATCTGGTGGTATGTGGCACCGAACATCATCAACACCTTCCTGGAGCAGTATGACTGGACGGGGAAAACCATCATTCCCTTTGCCACATCCGGCGGAAGCGGTATGGGCAAGACCAACCAGGAACTGGCTCCATCCTGTCCCGGCGCATTGCTGAAGGAAGGCAGGGTGCTCTCTCCGTACTCCAGTAAGCAGGCGCTGGAAGCATGGGCAAATGCCCTTTGA
- a CDS encoding carboxymuconolactone decarboxylase family protein has protein sequence MQNITQTAGRDQLGTFAPSFAHYNDDILFGENWNDPHMDLKTRCIITFVALMASGITDSSLVYHLQNAKANGVTKEEAAAIITHTAFYVGWPKGWAVLRLAKEVWAEEAPAEQGMAAHAASMLFPIGAPNDGFAQYFSGKSYLAPISTAQVGIFNVTFEPGCRNNWHIHRADKGGGQILLCVGGRGYYQEWGKPAIMMQPGDCINIPAGVKHWHGAAPDSWFSHLAIEAPGENCSNQWLEPVEDVQYNSIENTEG, from the coding sequence ATGCAGAACATCACACAAACAGCCGGCAGAGACCAGCTGGGCACATTTGCGCCGAGCTTTGCCCATTATAACGACGATATCCTGTTCGGGGAAAACTGGAACGATCCCCACATGGATTTGAAAACCAGATGCATCATCACCTTCGTTGCCCTCATGGCATCCGGCATCACGGATTCCTCTTTGGTGTATCACTTACAGAACGCCAAAGCAAACGGCGTCACAAAGGAAGAAGCTGCCGCTATCATCACCCATACGGCATTTTATGTGGGCTGGCCGAAAGGCTGGGCAGTGCTGCGGCTTGCGAAGGAGGTATGGGCGGAGGAAGCTCCGGCAGAACAGGGCATGGCTGCCCACGCTGCCTCCATGCTGTTCCCCATCGGCGCACCCAACGACGGCTTTGCCCAATATTTCAGCGGCAAAAGCTATCTGGCACCGATCTCCACTGCGCAAGTGGGAATCTTCAACGTAACCTTTGAGCCTGGATGCAGAAACAACTGGCACATCCATCGGGCAGACAAAGGCGGCGGTCAGATCCTGCTGTGTGTAGGAGGACGTGGCTATTACCAGGAATGGGGCAAGCCTGCGATCATGATGCAGCCCGGCGACTGTATCAATATCCCGGCAGGCGTCAAGCATTGGCACGGTGCCGCACCGGACAGTTGGTTCTCCCACCTGGCAATCGAAGCGCCCGGCGAGAACTGCTCTAATCAGTGGCTGGAGCCGGTGGAGGACGTACAATACAACAGCATAGAGAACACGGAGGGATAA
- a CDS encoding LysR family transcriptional regulator: MEIRVLRYFLTVAREENITKAAEKLHITQPTLSRQLRQLEEELGKNLLERGNYNVKLTEDGMLLRKRAEEILDLVKKTETELAGDNEEITGDVYVGAGETDAVRIIARIVQKIRQAHPGIIFHNISGDSVDVIDKLNKGLIDFGVLFEPADISGFAHIKFPVYDTWGVLMRRDSDLAPQPYITADMLADRPLIVSRQREDLEGLSEWLGLPKERIRISATSNLIFNGSLLVDEGMGYAITLDKLINCSGESNLCFRPFYPLKPAQMYLVWKKYQVFSKAAERFLEDFKRETIQ; this comes from the coding sequence ATGGAAATCAGAGTACTGCGCTATTTTCTCACAGTTGCCCGGGAGGAGAACATCACCAAAGCGGCGGAAAAGCTGCACATTACCCAGCCCACCCTGTCCAGGCAGCTGCGGCAGCTGGAAGAAGAACTGGGAAAAAACCTGCTGGAACGGGGAAATTACAACGTCAAGCTGACGGAGGATGGCATGCTGCTGCGAAAGCGTGCGGAGGAGATCCTGGATCTGGTAAAGAAAACGGAAACGGAGCTGGCAGGGGACAATGAGGAGATCACCGGCGATGTGTATGTGGGTGCCGGAGAAACGGACGCTGTCCGGATCATTGCCCGGATCGTCCAGAAGATCCGTCAGGCGCATCCGGGCATCATCTTTCACAATATCAGTGGGGATTCCGTTGACGTGATCGATAAGCTGAATAAGGGGCTGATCGATTTTGGCGTTTTGTTTGAACCGGCGGATATTTCCGGCTTTGCCCATATCAAATTTCCGGTGTATGATACTTGGGGGGTGCTGATGCGCAGGGACAGCGACCTTGCTCCACAGCCCTATATTACCGCCGACATGCTGGCGGATCGTCCCTTGATCGTGTCCCGGCAGCGGGAGGATCTGGAGGGCTTGTCTGAATGGCTGGGACTGCCGAAGGAACGGATCCGGATCTCGGCGACCTCCAATCTGATCTTTAATGGCTCTCTGCTGGTGGATGAGGGCATGGGTTATGCCATCACGCTGGATAAGCTCATCAACTGTTCGGGGGAAAGCAATCTGTGTTTCCGCCCCTTTTATCCTTTGAAGCCGGCGCAGATGTATCTGGTCTGGAAAAAGTACCAGGTCTTTTCTAAAGCAGCGGAGCGCTTTCTGGAGGATTTCAAACGGGAAACCATCCAATAA
- a CDS encoding aminotransferase class I/II-fold pyridoxal phosphate-dependent enzyme — MKALTACTKAELAACKQEYEAEYQDFKAQNLKLDMSRGKPAPEQLDLSMPMMDVLTSKDLLQTENGFDCRNYGLIDGIPEAKRMFADILGVSDKEIIICGNSSLNVMFDTVAAAYTHGILGNTPWCQQKDVKFLCPVPGYDRHFSICEWFGIEMINVPLKEDGPDMDLVEKLVSADSSIKGIWCVPQYANPTGCCYSDQVVRRFANLKPKAPDFRIFWDNAYCIHHLVENPPQVLNLMDACKEAGNPNLPYIFASTSKVSFPGSGISMIAGSEENMSDLKKTMSIRTIGYDKINQLRHVRFFHDAAGLRAHMEKHRLIIRPKFEAVINKLNADIRPLGIADWTEPKGGYFISFNSMPGCAKRIVQLCKEAGVTLTGAGATYPYGKDPEDRNIRIAPTYPSVAELTKAMELFCICVKLASVEKLLAE; from the coding sequence ATGAAAGCGTTAACAGCATGTACAAAAGCGGAATTGGCTGCTTGCAAGCAGGAATACGAAGCAGAATATCAGGATTTCAAAGCACAGAACCTCAAGCTCGATATGTCCAGAGGCAAGCCGGCACCGGAACAGCTGGATCTGTCCATGCCTATGATGGATGTGCTGACTTCTAAGGATCTGCTCCAGACTGAAAACGGCTTCGACTGCCGCAACTACGGTCTGATCGACGGCATCCCGGAAGCTAAACGTATGTTCGCCGACATTCTGGGCGTTTCCGACAAGGAAATCATCATCTGCGGCAATTCCAGTCTGAACGTGATGTTCGACACGGTGGCTGCCGCTTATACACACGGCATTCTGGGGAATACCCCCTGGTGTCAGCAGAAGGACGTAAAGTTCCTCTGCCCGGTTCCCGGCTATGACCGGCATTTCTCCATCTGTGAATGGTTCGGCATTGAAATGATCAACGTGCCTCTGAAGGAGGACGGCCCGGATATGGACCTGGTAGAAAAGCTTGTTTCCGCCGACAGTTCTATCAAGGGCATCTGGTGCGTGCCCCAGTATGCAAACCCCACAGGCTGCTGCTACAGTGACCAGGTAGTACGCCGGTTTGCAAACCTCAAGCCAAAGGCGCCGGACTTCCGGATCTTCTGGGATAATGCCTACTGCATCCACCATCTGGTGGAAAATCCGCCGCAGGTGCTGAATCTGATGGACGCATGCAAGGAAGCAGGCAATCCCAATCTGCCCTACATCTTCGCATCCACCTCAAAGGTCAGCTTTCCCGGCTCCGGCATTTCTATGATCGCCGGCAGCGAGGAGAACATGAGCGACCTGAAAAAAACCATGTCCATCCGTACCATCGGTTATGACAAGATCAACCAGCTGCGGCATGTCCGGTTCTTCCATGATGCAGCAGGTCTGCGGGCGCATATGGAAAAGCACCGGCTCATCATCCGCCCCAAGTTCGAGGCAGTCATTAACAAGCTGAACGCTGACATCCGTCCACTGGGGATCGCTGACTGGACGGAGCCAAAGGGGGGCTACTTCATCTCCTTCAATTCCATGCCCGGCTGCGCAAAGCGGATCGTACAGCTTTGCAAGGAGGCAGGGGTCACTCTGACCGGCGCCGGCGCAACCTACCCCTACGGCAAGGATCCGGAGGATCGGAACATCCGGATCGCTCCCACCTACCCCAGCGTTGCAGAGCTGACAAAGGCAATGGAGCTGTTCTGCATCTGCGTCAAGCTGGCAAGCGTGGAAAAGCTGCTGGCAGAATAA
- a CDS encoding V-type ATP synthase subunit D, translating to MAEQVFPTKGNLINAKKTLGLCRLGYDLMDRKRNILIREMMSLIEKAKSLRGEIEDTYKTAYAALQEANITLGVIDQIAEAVPIENGISLVSHSVMGVELPQLTLEESQDKSLVPYGFLNTNSQLDHAYVSFRKVVQTTTVLAEVENSIYRLATAIKKTQRRANALRNILIPRYEGIVKFITDNLEEKDREEFARMKVIKVQKRKKAEA from the coding sequence ATGGCTGAACAGGTTTTTCCCACAAAGGGCAATCTGATCAATGCGAAAAAAACACTGGGATTGTGCCGGCTGGGGTATGATCTGATGGATCGTAAGCGCAACATTCTCATTCGGGAAATGATGTCTTTGATCGAAAAGGCAAAATCCCTGCGTGGTGAGATCGAGGATACCTATAAAACCGCCTATGCTGCCCTGCAGGAAGCCAATATCACACTGGGGGTCATTGACCAGATCGCCGAAGCAGTGCCCATCGAAAACGGCATCAGCCTGGTATCCCACAGCGTTATGGGTGTGGAGCTGCCTCAGCTGACTCTGGAGGAGAGCCAGGACAAGAGCCTGGTGCCCTACGGATTTCTCAACACCAATTCCCAGTTGGATCACGCCTACGTTTCCTTCCGGAAGGTGGTACAGACCACCACCGTTCTGGCAGAGGTGGAAAACAGCATCTACCGGCTCGCCACAGCCATCAAAAAGACCCAGCGCCGTGCCAATGCCTTGCGGAACATTCTCATTCCCCGTTATGAGGGCATCGTGAAGTTCATTACGGACAACCTGGAGGAAAAGGACCGGGAGGAATTTGCCCGTATGAAGGTCATCAAGGTGCAGAAGCGCAAGAAGGCAGAAGCATAA
- a CDS encoding V-type ATP synthase subunit E, with product MEQFQQEKLDRFVNSVDGEVDAQISDMIQEAQQQGEEIKSTAKDAALKASYDRIQKAVKETEAQYKRMIAQAEQEHHCSLLSHREALVEKIFENIRQRLVQFHQGASYPAYLQKQIRDVKLDANSVIYLAPADMQYADLLKGTSGAQVCEDDSILLGGLSITAKDSKCIIDKTLDTAFDEQRKAFSTTYHLGE from the coding sequence ATGGAACAATTTCAACAGGAAAAGCTCGACCGCTTTGTCAATTCAGTAGACGGAGAGGTGGATGCACAGATTTCTGATATGATCCAGGAGGCGCAGCAGCAGGGCGAAGAAATCAAGTCAACTGCAAAGGATGCAGCGCTGAAGGCTTCCTATGACCGGATCCAGAAGGCAGTCAAGGAAACAGAAGCCCAGTACAAGCGTATGATCGCACAGGCTGAGCAGGAGCATCACTGCTCCCTGCTTTCCCACCGGGAGGCTCTGGTTGAAAAGATCTTTGAGAACATCCGGCAGCGCCTGGTGCAGTTTCATCAGGGTGCGTCCTACCCGGCTTATCTGCAAAAGCAGATCCGGGATGTGAAGCTGGACGCAAACAGCGTCATTTACCTGGCTCCGGCTGACATGCAGTATGCGGATCTTCTGAAGGGTACCTCCGGCGCACAGGTCTGTGAGGATGACTCCATCCTGCTGGGCGGACTGAGCATCACCGCCAAGGACAGCAAGTGCATCATTGACAAAACGCTTGACACCGCCTTCGATGAACAACGCAAGGCGTTCAGCACAACCTATCATTTAGGCGAATAA
- a CDS encoding V-type ATP synthase subunit F, translating into MQFYVISDNIDTRMGMRLAGIDGVVVHEEEEVRNALRNALANRSIGVILMTEKLVRLCDSFVYDIKLNRKTPLIVEIPDRHGTSQITQTISRYVSDAIGVTI; encoded by the coding sequence ATGCAGTTTTATGTAATCAGTGACAACATTGACACCCGCATGGGAATGCGCCTTGCCGGGATCGACGGTGTGGTGGTACATGAGGAAGAAGAGGTGCGCAATGCCTTGCGCAATGCCCTTGCGAACCGGAGCATCGGGGTGATCCTGATGACGGAAAAGCTGGTGCGGCTGTGCGATTCCTTTGTGTACGACATCAAGCTCAACCGCAAGACCCCGCTGATCGTGGAGATCCCCGACCGGCACGGCACATCCCAGATCACACAGACCATCTCCCGGTATGTGTCCGACGCCATCGGCGTGACCATTTAG